The Clostridium beijerinckii genomic sequence TATGTCTAATTTAGATGATTTAAAGAAAATTGGAAGTTGTGTTTGTAGAAATTTGCGTATGACAACAAGGGTCACTACTCAGTATTTTGATCAAGTTTTTCAAGCGGTTGGATTAACAGCACCACAGTTTTCATTATTAGCAGACATAGCATCTCGTGAAAATGTTGCTGTAAGTGAGTTGGCAGAGGCTTTGCTAATGGATCAGACAACAGTAACTCGCAATATTGAAATTTTAAGAAAAAAGGGATATGTAGATGTGCGAACAGATGATAATGATTCAAGAAGAAAGTGCATTTCAATAAGTGATGTCGGAATTAAGAAGCTCGATGAGGCAATTCCTGTATGGAATGAAGTACAATCACCAATAGAGAAGGAGATAGGCGCTGAGAAATTTGAAGAATTCTTAAAAACGTTAGCGCAAATACAAAATTTTATTAATAACTCTTCCAAATAAAGTACATAAGTAATGATTTAATTCATATTTATGACTTAGTTGTAGCCCATATATTATTTTACGTCTTATCATTTATAGAAATAGTTTGTTTAATGATAAAAAAGTCCCTAATTTAAATTCATATGCATGTCAATTAATTCGAAATTAATAGCTTTATAGATATAGTTGAAAACAAGTAATAGTAACCTAAATCTATTATTAATAAACTATATTATTTTAAATATATGTATATACATGTTAAAGTTGAAATTTAGGTTGAGGATAGTATTTTGTTTGTATATTAATGAAGAAAATGAGAAGGTAAGAGAAATGGCGGAGTTGGCAGTTAAAAAACTTAATATTTAAAAAAATAAAGAGTAAAAGTAAGAGAATAAATCAATGTGATTTTATTAAGGTGGATTATTCCTATAAATAATATCTATTTTATAACTTCTGTATAATATATAAATATAACATATCCAAAAGAATATACTTATGTATATCATTTAGTATATTAGAAACTCTCAAAATTATAATAAAGTATATTTATAACAGAATTAATGAAAAGGGATGATTTTAATAATGGAAATATACAATAAAAATGTATATAAGAATAGATGGATAATATTGGCCGTTGTGGTTTTGCTTCCATTTATGGGGACCCTTGATAGTACAATAGTTAATGTAGCACTTCCTGTTATGGTGAATATATTTTCAGTAACTATGTCTTCTATTCAGTTAATCGTAATCTGCTATCTTATAACAATAGTTAGTACAATATTACTGTTTGGAAGGCTCGGTGACATAAAAGGAAAGTCTATAGTATTTAATTTAGGGTTATTGGTGTTTACCATAGGTTCTTTATTTTGTGCGTTATCAAAAAATTTTACGTACCTATTATTTTTTAGAATAGTTCAGGCGATAGGAGCATCTGCGGCTATGGCAAACAACCAAGGGATAATAACGCAAGTATTTCCAGCTAATGAAAGGGGGAGAGCTCTTGGAATATCGGGAACATTTCTAGCTCTTGGCACAATGATTGGACCACCATTAGGAGGTATTTTAATTTCTTACTTAAGTTGGCATTATATATTTCTAATAAATATTCCAGTAGGAATAATTGGAACAGCAATTGGTTTTAAAGTATTGCCTCGTAAGTCAAATGAAAAGAAAGAAGACATTGATTTTATTGGTGCAATAATTTTTGGTATAAGTGTCGTATTATTATTTTATTCTCTTATAAATGGACAAACTGTTGGTTACGATAATAACATGATTAGAATTAGTTTTAGTGCAGCTATAATTCTATTTATAATATTCATACGAATAGAAGGAAAGTTAAAATATCCACTTCTAGATTTATCATTATTTAAAAATTCACTTTTTACGGTTGGAATATTATGCACATTCATATGTTATGCATCAATTAACAGTAATAATATTGTACAGCCTTTTTACCTCGAAAATGTTTTGAAAATGACTCCAAGCTTTGCGGGAATGATAATGATGATCTCGCCTGTATTAATAACAGTTATTTCTCCTTTTAGTGGTTATCTATCAGATAAAATAGGGTCAGAATTTCTGACATTTTTAGGATTGATACTCATAGGAATTGGAATGGGTTTAATGGCGACTTTAAATGAAAACTCCAATATGTACCAATTAATTGTATATATAGTCTTTATTGCAATTGGAAATGGATTGTTTTTACCTCCTAATAATTCTCTAGTTATGTCTTCAGCATCTAGTGATAAGTTGGGGATTGCAGGAAGTATAAACGCTTTTGTAAGGAATTTGGGACAATCATCCGGTGTTGCTATGGCGACAATGCTTTTATATTCATTTATGAGTATGAAAATGGGAGAGAAAGTACTTGGATATATAGAGGGTAGAGATGATGTCTTTATGTATGGAATGAGGTATGTATATGTTTGTTCGGCCATTATCTGTTTTGTTGGAGTAATAGTGACTTATATAAGATTAAGAAAGAAAAAGTTAAACAGAAAAATATGATTTCTTAAGTGCTGATTGGTATGCTCGATAAAGATAAGTTTTTTAAATCTGATTATTACGACAAAAGTCAAAAACAAAACTTTATATTTATGAATTGTATTGGTATAGATAACCCAACAAAGACCTGAACTTATGCATACAACTCGCCGAAATGAATAACATACTTTTGTTCCAGTTTCCAGGTAATTCTGATGGGTGATTCTAAGGCTATAAAGTTGCACCCAAAGTGCTAGCCTCAAAGAACAAGCTTTGAACTAGCACATTTGGAACAACTTATAGCTAAAGAATCACATCTATCAAAATTACCAATGAAACATTCCACAAAAGTATATTATCCATTTCTAGTTGGGATATATTTGATAGTGTAAATCTAACTTATAATTGGCTTATCTGTATGGATAGCCAATTTAAGAATTCAACTTATTACATGAACATATTTACAAAATTGCTAGAACTTTAAGCTAATGTATTAACTAGAAATCATAAATATATTTGTGAAGAAAACATTTGAAAATGAGCTGTTAAAGGTTCTTAGCTGTAGGTTGTTCCAATTTAGCTTGTCAAACTGAAAGCTGGAGCATGCTAAATTGGATACAATCTGCTGCTTAGAACCTTCAGCGATATTTTCATAGCTTTTCGGAATCAAAATATTTATGATTTCGGTGAGGCATACGCATAAGCCTAAGTTGTATATTGTTTATCTATACATTACTAGGATTTAAATGGTGTAATTACCAATGTAATTTATTTAACTATATAACCTCGAACTCTTTGTACTCCGTAGCTATTCACCCTTCGAAAGTAGTCATGATCGTTTTCACCAGGTTCTCGTTGTACAAATACATCTAATCTATTATCTACTCCAAAATACTTATCTGAACCTTTATCATTAACAGTAACTTGTCCATAACCATCCAAATATATTTGGGTATTCAGAGGTATTACGTTATTTGCAACGCCACCTGGAGTTAATGGCTTATTTTGACAGGTCACTGGACCAGCACTACTATTTTCCGAATCAAGAGATGTATAAAAAGTTAATATAAAGTCTTTCCATTCAGGTGTAACACTCTTTTCTTGTTCTTTTTCTTCGGCTTCCTTCTTTTTGGTCAATTCTCTTTGCTCAATTTTTTCATTATTTATTTCATCTATAGGATTTTCCTTAAATTCTGTTTTTTCTTTATGTGTTATTTCTATATTATTATCTTCTACAACATCTGTTGCTAAAGCGTTAAATGGTGTTATTGTGCTTACATCATATGTATCAAGTATTAAAATGATGCTTAATAAGCACACTAGCCTCTTTACTCTTAGCATTTGTCCACTCCCCTTTGTTGGTGCTTTTTAATGAGACATAATAGGCTCTAATAAATTATAACATAAATGTAAAACATTTACAAAATGGAAGGGCGTTTATAGATATGTACATGTGAGATAACTTATTGAGAGTAAAAGAAAAACAATCAAAATATTAATTGTGGTTTTTAGAAGAAATGACAAAAATGCAATATTCCAGCCAGCAATATATGAATTTTAAGAGAAAGTAAGCAATTATATAATAAGGAATCTAATAAATAACAGTAAAGAAAAATTGTGAATTAATAATTTATAGATAAATTAATTGATGTGTTTGTAATATTTAACAAATATATGCAATGATGTTTAATATGGCATTAAAATATGGTAATATAGATATGTAATTATGTATAAACCTTTATAGCAATAATATGGAACTAAAAAATGCAGTCATTAGTTTGGCTGTATTTTTTATGTAAATTAATAGTGGTATAATAATTATGGTTAGTCGTTTTAATATAAAAAGGTATTAATCAGAATAAACTTAAGAAAAGCTAGGAGTTTTTATTTATGCATGACAATTTATTATTAATAGACGGTTCATCTCTTTTATCTTGCTGTTTTTTTGGTAATCTTCCAAGAGAATATAGATTTGCTAAAACTGATGAAGAGAAGGATAAATATATTGAAAAATTACGTCAATCACCTAAAGGCGAGTTTACTAATGGGGTCTTTACAATGATGGCATCAATGCTTAAAATGATTAAAAATCAAAATCCCACTCATATTGCTGTGGCTTGGGATTTAACTAAAGAATTTACCTTTAGAAAAAAATTATATTCAGAGTATAAAGGTACTAGAAAGGATATGAGAAGTGAGCTGGGTAGCCAGTTTGCATTAGCTCAAAAAGTTCTAAAAGAAATGAATGTTCCAGAGTTTGTGTTTAAAGAGTATGAAGCGGATGATATAATAGGTACCTTGGCAAAGAAATTTGGAAGATCTATGAGAGTTAGCATTTGGACTAAAGATCAAGATTGTCTTCAACTTGTTGATGATAATGTAAGGGTATGGCTTATAACTTCAAAGTGTACCGATATGTACGAAAGTCTTGGAATAAATATTAAAGAACTTAATATACCTAGCGGAGTTTTTGAATTTACTACACAGTATGTAAATCATTTTTATGGTGTAGATCCTATCCAAATTATTGATAGAAAAGCTATAGAAGGTGATGCTTCTGACAATATTCCGGGAATAAATGGAGTTGGAGAAAAGTCTGTTATACCATTACTTCAAGAACTTGAAACAGTGGAAGGTATATATGATTTTATAGAAAATTCACCTGAAAAAGAAGTAAAAAAAATGTTCAAAGATCTTGGCATATTACGTTCCCCGTTATCAAAGTTAGTTGAGGAATCAAATGAAAAAATAGTCGGGAAAAAAGCAGCTTTGCTTTGCAAACAATTGGCCACTATAAAGTGTGATATAGAAGAACTTAATAATATAACAATAGATCAATTGAAACTTCAAATAGATGAAGAGGGAATGAAAAACATATTTACTGAACTTGGATTTACAAATTTGCTAAATTAATTGGTAATATGTTTCTAGTGATTAAATATAGGAGCGACATACTTTAATACATATGCAATTCAAAAGCTAGCAATAGACAGGTTAATAAATATTAAAATAAATGCAAAATATAACATTTATACATAAGTGATATATATTAGGAGGAATAAGTTATGAAATTTTGTTGGAGTACTTTAAAAGTTAAAAATCTAGAAGAATCATTGAAGTTTTATCATGAGATTGTTGGTCTTAAGACTAATAAAAGATTTAATGCAGGACCAGGAAGGGAAATTGTATTTTTAGGAGATGGAGAGACTAAAATAGAACTAATATGTGATGAGGAAGTAAAAGAAGTAAGTTATGGAGAGCATATTTCTCTTGGATTTGAAGTTGACTGCATAGATGAGAAAATAAACTTTATTAAGGAAAAAGGAATAGAAATTCATAGTGGACCATTTCAGCCAAATCCTAATACTAAGTTTTTTTATGTTTTAGATCCTAATGGATTGAAGATTCAATTTGTAGAAAATAAATAATCACAAAGCTGTTGGAATTCTAGATAGATATTTAATAAAGCTGAAAATCCATCAAATCTGAGGATTTTCAGCTTTTTAAACAATAGTTTAATTAACAAAAAATTTTCGTTTTAATATTTTACCATTTTCCTTTGCTCATATGCGCTGCTAATTCTGCTTTTGATATTTGCTTAATAGTCCAAGCACTATTTTTAGCTTTTTCAAAAGCTGTTACACATGTAGGATCTAAATTTAAGTCTATTCCTTCTCTAGAAAGTTTGAAAATTTTATCAGCTAAGTTAATGATCTCTAAATGAATATCATTAGTTCTATCAGAGTGATAGATTTTATCAGCCTCTTCACTAGTTAATTCGACAAATTTTTCTTTAGGAACTCCACATTTTGGACACTTTTCTGGAGCTTCTACTCCTTCACATATAAATCCGCACACACTACATTTAAATAATTTCTTCATAATTATTCCTCCCTTTAATCCTACCATTAGATTATTAAAACATATACTAAGTAAATGTTCTCAGTATTATTAATTTGACATAATTGGTTAAAATCCTCCTAAAATTGAAAAAAAACTTAAAAATATTTTTCTTTAAAATATAGATTGACGTACATAATTTGAGTATGTAAAATTAGGATAAATAAAGAATGTAATCCATAATAGTAAGGAAATGAGGTGTTTGAATGAAGGAGGATTTATTATATTCTGAAAATAAAAAAGATAATAGAATATCATTATTAGATATATTTACAAAAAACACTATTAAATTTAAAAATTTAATTAAATATAAATTTAAAAAATCTAAAAAAGCAGAGAAGCTAACATTAGAATCTGCAAAAAAACAGTTTGAAGAGCTTAAAGCTAAGAAAGAAGAATTGGAAAAGTATGAAAATGAATTTCTTAAGTATGATGATCAATTAAAAGAAATGGATTATTGTCTAATAAAATCTAATGATTTAAACTCTGTAATCAGCTGTAAAAAAGAAAGTTTATCTCGAAGATTTTTTAAATATGAGAATGTGAATATTGATGGTAAAGCAATAAATGCATTAATGTTTTTTGGGAAAGAAAGTATTATTCAGATAGAAGAAACTATAGGTCTGTTAAATAAGGATGAAATCTCAATAGAAAAAACATATAAGTTAAGTAAATTTAGGATTAAGAATATATGTGATTTATATATAAGTTATGAAGAAAATAAATATGTAATAAAAAATATAGAACCTTTAGATAAAGAAATATATGGAACATTGAATGAAATCACAAACAAATATGAAGAGTATCACTTACAAAATAAAGAGATAAGAGATAAATTTATTAAAGCTTTTTCTGATGCCAAGTATGAACTTAATATTGCGAGCCCATGGATGAACAATTATGTGGTTAACAATAATTTGATAAATATGATGGAAAATTTACTTTCAAGAGGAGGATCTATCAAAATCATATATGGTATAGAAGAAAATAGCTCTATTTATCACATTAAAAAGGATAGTAATAATAGAAGTAAGAATAGAAATAGCGATATAATAGCAGAAAGGCTAAAAGATAAATTTAAATATTATGGAGGGAATTTTAAAATAAAAAAGGTGAACTCTCATAATAAGCTTTTAATCTGCGATGAGCAATATTATATGGAGACAAGTTTTAATTTATTGTCTTTCTCAGGAGAATATGACGAAAATTCTAAGGATATTAGAGATGAGGGGGCAACTTATAGCACTAATATAGAGGTTATAAAAGATTTGAGAAATAGATACTTCGATTTTTAATAGACAATATGCGAACGACTAAATACCAATCTGTGCTTAGATTAAATGTAAATCATTGAAGATTGAAACGAGATGTGTTGAAATTAGAAAATAAACATATCTCGTTTTGTTTTTTTTTTTATAAAGCACTTGTTGATACTTAGAATTCAATGCTATCTATTTCGCCAAAAAAATACATAAGCTTTTAAGAATGTTTATTTGAAGAATGGAAATAAATTAATGAGATAAACTTTTACAATAAAAAATAATGAAATGTTAAAAATATTGTATAAATATTAGTGCGATGATATAATAAGATTCAAAGAATAATTTATATAAGTTTACATTTATTTCTATTAAAATTCTACATATTTATATAAGAAATTGGGGTGGTGATATTTATAATTAACAGAATTGGAAATACAGTGATAGGAAGAAAAGGTTCATTAAGGC encodes the following:
- a CDS encoding 3D domain-containing protein is translated as MLRVKRLVCLLSIILILDTYDVSTITPFNALATDVVEDNNIEITHKEKTEFKENPIDEINNEKIEQRELTKKKEAEEKEQEKSVTPEWKDFILTFYTSLDSENSSAGPVTCQNKPLTPGGVANNVIPLNTQIYLDGYGQVTVNDKGSDKYFGVDNRLDVFVQREPGENDHDYFRRVNSYGVQRVRGYIVK
- a CDS encoding rubredoxin-like domain-containing protein, giving the protein MKKLFKCSVCGFICEGVEAPEKCPKCGVPKEKFVELTSEEADKIYHSDRTNDIHLEIINLADKIFKLSREGIDLNLDPTCVTAFEKAKNSAWTIKQISKAELAAHMSKGKW
- a CDS encoding VOC family protein; this encodes MKFCWSTLKVKNLEESLKFYHEIVGLKTNKRFNAGPGREIVFLGDGETKIELICDEEVKEVSYGEHISLGFEVDCIDEKINFIKEKGIEIHSGPFQPNPNTKFFYVLDPNGLKIQFVENK
- a CDS encoding MFS transporter, whose amino-acid sequence is MEIYNKNVYKNRWIILAVVVLLPFMGTLDSTIVNVALPVMVNIFSVTMSSIQLIVICYLITIVSTILLFGRLGDIKGKSIVFNLGLLVFTIGSLFCALSKNFTYLLFFRIVQAIGASAAMANNQGIITQVFPANERGRALGISGTFLALGTMIGPPLGGILISYLSWHYIFLINIPVGIIGTAIGFKVLPRKSNEKKEDIDFIGAIIFGISVVLLFYSLINGQTVGYDNNMIRISFSAAIILFIIFIRIEGKLKYPLLDLSLFKNSLFTVGILCTFICYASINSNNIVQPFYLENVLKMTPSFAGMIMMISPVLITVISPFSGYLSDKIGSEFLTFLGLILIGIGMGLMATLNENSNMYQLIVYIVFIAIGNGLFLPPNNSLVMSSASSDKLGIAGSINAFVRNLGQSSGVAMATMLLYSFMSMKMGEKVLGYIEGRDDVFMYGMRYVYVCSAIICFVGVIVTYIRLRKKKLNRKI
- a CDS encoding MarR family winged helix-turn-helix transcriptional regulator; the protein is MSNLDDLKKIGSCVCRNLRMTTRVTTQYFDQVFQAVGLTAPQFSLLADIASRENVAVSELAEALLMDQTTVTRNIEILRKKGYVDVRTDDNDSRRKCISISDVGIKKLDEAIPVWNEVQSPIEKEIGAEKFEEFLKTLAQIQNFINNSSK
- a CDS encoding 5'-3' exonuclease, whose protein sequence is MHDNLLLIDGSSLLSCCFFGNLPREYRFAKTDEEKDKYIEKLRQSPKGEFTNGVFTMMASMLKMIKNQNPTHIAVAWDLTKEFTFRKKLYSEYKGTRKDMRSELGSQFALAQKVLKEMNVPEFVFKEYEADDIIGTLAKKFGRSMRVSIWTKDQDCLQLVDDNVRVWLITSKCTDMYESLGINIKELNIPSGVFEFTTQYVNHFYGVDPIQIIDRKAIEGDASDNIPGINGVGEKSVIPLLQELETVEGIYDFIENSPEKEVKKMFKDLGILRSPLSKLVEESNEKIVGKKAALLCKQLATIKCDIEELNNITIDQLKLQIDEEGMKNIFTELGFTNLLN